The genomic DNA ACTGAACCTGTACTGTATCAAAAATAATGGTATTCAACAACAAACCCAACAATCAAAAGGACCTGTGTAGCACCAAAAGTTTGAATGTAGAGGATCTGTGTAAATtgtgatgatgagtgtgtgttCTGTCAGTGTCATTGATCCCAACATCAGGCAGCAGATCTGGGGGTCACCACTTTCCCAGAGTCACACAGCGCTCTGTTAGTCACTCTTCATCACCCCCACCCCTCCACCTGTTCCCCTGAGATGTGACCATTGTCCCCCAGAAATAAGAACACTGAGCATGTGGCAGCTCCACATTTCTTATTGTCCTCCCAAGTTCACCCATTGGCTACAGACTGTGAGAAACTCCAACAAGCCCaagacacacacattcatatgCAGATTTGGGACTATATATAGGAGAGATGAAGCCAGTAGAGATCAGATTCACTTTCTACACAGAGGCATCTACAGCACAGAGATCAAGCCATGGCACCTACAATCACTTCAGCCATGATCTATTAAGGAGCACCTGACAATGACCGATAAGGTAAATTAAAGATTTAAATTCAAGGAAATTAAATCAATTGTAATGGTTTATTTGTTTCAATAATGTCATATTTCAGAATAGGTTATTCATTATTATCCTCTTCTTGCAGCTAAGAAAGACTGAAAGACAGTGGAGAAGTTACGCAGAGATCGTATAAACAGCAGCATTGAGCAGCTCAAGTCTCTCCTGGGTCCAGAGACCCTTAACCAGCAGTCTGACTACAAGCTGGAGAACGCAGACATCCTGGAGATGACAGTTTGCTTcctgagacaacaacaacagtaccAGCCAGTGAGCTCCTCCTCATGTTAATTACTCCAGGTCACAggaagttggtggcaccttaattggggaggacgggcttgtggtaatggctggagcggaataggtggaatggtatcaaactcttggtttctatgtgtttgatgccattccattagcgccgttccagccattattatgagccgtcctcccctcaacagcctccactgctcCAAGTGTGTCCAGGTGATTGTGAACTTCCTGTCCAAGGATGAGGTGAAGACACATTCCAGAGAAGACTGTTGAGCCACTTCAAGATACTTCAGCCATCCTCTGATAAGAACAGAAGGGAGAGTGACCTGTCTCAGCTGAGTCCCCCACCCCAGCACAGCATCAGCAAAGAGAAGAGTTCAGTCAACAGCGCCCTCTGGAGGCCCTGTTAAAGTCCTACAGACCGGAGctccacacaaacaaacaaaatggacCATGTTGGTCTAAGATTAATGTTGTGGACAGTAATGAGAATAGGAATATATATTCCTCATCTTCTTCTTATGCAGGAGGTTTTAAAAGTCTTGTTGTGACTGAgaacttatttttattttttttctatgaAAATGATCCAGTCGATGAACACTCCATTTTAGAAGtgttaattgaaataataaccaTTTATGTTTTATGAAACGTGTTGATTATGTTTTAATTAATGATCAACAATAACTTGAATTGTCCTCCATGAGGATGTTTAACGCAAAATAGGTTTTATATCTGTTTGTGATTGTCTATATGATACCACTACATTTTGTAGTGATAAAGTAATATTGAAAAGTTATTGAGTatgtaccagtctgttcaactTCCTCTGGGATTAGACTTCACCCAAACTGGGTAATATATCTGTGTCAGATCAACAATATAGAATTTGCTTCATGTGAATGTTATTCAGATAATTTCAGCATTAAAGATATTGCATATAAATGTGTATTCTCTCACATAGACCCATTGTTAATTTTAAACAAggattttgtatttttataaagACAGTAAATATGTTTCCTATACTATGATAGAGTATCATAAGTCTTGGAGAATTGTCCAAGTTCTGGTTGTGATGTTAAATCACTATTATTTGTCTATTCATGTTGAGTCAATAAAACTATAAAAGCAATCAAAATAATTGATTCTTCACTTTTTTCCCTGTCTTTAGTATTTACTAATCTCCTCACTCAAGGACATGAATGGGCTAAATTTCACATTTAGATTGTGAGGATTAAGCCCAAAAAGTGAATACCCACAGCTAAAAGTGTAGAACATTTTGAAAATACTTATCTAGTGGCGCCCCCTGGTGTGCGATTAGCTCTTGaattgtccatggtgctgaactagAATTGCCCGCCACTGTACATTACAGCACACGAAAGTCTTTCTGAACTAAGTTACTAATGCcattgctagctaagatttatAAATGTTAGCTTACTTAGATAATTATGTTGAAAGTCATTCCACAATTGGCTTAGTGCACCTTGAGTCAGTGTGATAAGAGGGAAAGAGATAGAAGACAGAACCGATAGAACCAGTAGAAAATAATCAGGAATGTTTAATAAGTGGTATCAATTACAACATGATGTGAAAATAATCATTGCTGAATTTGAAAGAGAAGTAACATCATACAACAAAATAGAGTATAACACCTTTACAAAAGGCAAAATAATTCCAGAAGCGTGATCGTTGTCAGTAGGCTATTGCCATGGCCTCCACAGAGAGCCTTGGAACCGCCGTGATGATGACCTTGATGTTGACCGCTTGGCTGCAGACTGCGCGTGCTGTTCACTTGACATGCTCCTGGACAGGGCTGTTTTCTGGAGCACGTAAAAGCGTTTGATATCCTGTTGTTCTGCAGCCTGCAGGGGCGCGTGAAGGGACAGGTGGCGGAGGGTCTCCTGCAGACACTGGGAGTAGGTGGGCGAAACGCCCGTTTTGGTCTCCTTCTGTAAGAAACTCACGGCCAACTCCAAAATATCCGCTTTCTCCAGTTTGGATAAGCGCTGCTGCTGCTGTCCACACATCTGTCCTCTGTGGAGAAGTCTTCTCAGTTGCTCAATGCTGCTGTTGATGCGGTCTCTCTGAATTTTCTCCACAACGAGCTTCCGTAACTAAAGAAAggataaatacataaatattagGCTATTGTTCGAGATAATTAAACTGAAtctaaaaaaatatgaaaataaaatgGTGTTGTGCTTGTCAAATGCCGAGCATTCGGCTACTTACCTTATTACTGGATGAACAGGACGAGTTAACAGAAGTAAGCCTATTGCTTTCAGCAAAAGGAGCCTTGGCCGTTAGAAACAGGCCGTTGGAAACAGGCGTTCCAACTTGGGACGTTTAGAGTGGATATCCTTCAACGAGCTCTCACACAAAGCTATATGTAGGCTACAGCAGCCCAGCAACCCAATCTAAATAAGTTTGTGATGAGTCTGTGGAGTCTGTATTTATACTATGCGTATCCCGACCTAATTGCGTGGATTTTTAACACCTGAAACTTTCCCACACTCCACAGCCAACCATATAGCCGACGACTGCAATAAAATTTCATCGACTTATATCTGATGACATCCCCCATTTGCCATGTCCCACTAACACTGTTGGAAGGAACATAAGTGTGTGAATGGGACATGCTGCCACCCAAAAGTGTGCTGGTTAATCACACCTATCTTGGCGCCTAACTACACTGCCCAACACCCCACCATTTACCTTGAGCAAAATAGTCTCCTTTGACGGATCTTTGATGTCCACCACGTGGTGAGATAGAGGGGAAACAGGAGTAACCGGGCACACGTTAGCACAAACATCAAAGATGCATTTTGCACCCATGGTGCTCGTCAAATAACTCATAAAGCTAGATCCACGCGCTGCTCCACAGGAAATCGAATGTGTGGTTGCCTTTCACTTCACACTTTACGGTAGTAGTCTACATTCTGTGTTTACTGCAACGTCTGTCGGTAGATGCAGTTGCGTACTTTAGCCCTCGAACTAATTTAATGTAAAGTTCAAATgaacgaatacacacacacacacacacacacacacacagtttagttATCTGGAGGGACAGattggaagtgtgctttctccaTTGGGAGATCTGACCAATATGCTTTGGATGAATAATCAATTTGCCCTACATATTAATGATACTAACTGTTGCTGTAAGTGTGGGGGTCAGGATAACTGGGATGAAGCATTACAAAGATCATGAAAGATAATACAAGACATCTATCTGGCTTTCTTTATCTAACATTATTTGCACATGTCCTTATGTcttcattttttatatatatatatttttttacatacaaTTACTTTTTTATGTTAATAATCTCTTTAGTGTGATTATTCTCTGCCTATCTGCCATGTGAAGTGTGCAGTGTCTCATTTGGTATGCTTTTAAGGTCTCTTATCAAGTCTACGGTCTGACCGAGTCCCCATCTGCCTGATAAGGAATGTTCCCAGGTAATAAAAGTGTAACGATGTGCTCGTGTTCAGTCTCTGCCTTTAATATCTGCAGCACCGTTCCCTCTATTGAGGCCAGTAAACCATGAGATAATGGATGCCTCTCCCATTGTTGTGTCCACCTCACCCACTGGCCTCTGAGTGTGGGAAAGCTAATCCAGCCTGGTACACATGGCTTTGTAATGCTAATGGCCTCCTATAAATAGGGGAGTGGGCTCCTCTCTCAGCTCACAACCCTCTCGCCTTCCTCAGAGaagcacactctctctctaacagaaTGGCTCCTACCTACACCAGAGACTCTGACAACACCATGCTCTCTACTAAAGACAAACATAAAGTAAGTATTGTTTATAACATGTTTGTGTCATAGTTTACTACTGAATCCTTTTCTTCATGATTTGAACTTAAAGGACAGATAACTAACTGAATGCCCTCTTTTCTTCATCAGCTAAGGAAACCAGTTGTGGAGAAGATGCGTAGAGACCGCATCAACACCTGCATAGAGCAGCTCAAGACCCTGCTGGAGAGGGAGTTCCACAAACAGGACCCCAATGCCAAGCTGGAGAAGGCTGACATCCTGGAGATGACGGTGGGGTTCCTGAAGCAGCAGCTGCAGCCTCAGCGCCCAGTCCTTCAGAGGGCCCACAGTGAGGGCTACTCCCAGTGCTGGAGGGAGACACTGCACTTCCTGTCTTCCAGCTCCATGAAGGACACGATGCTCCATAACCTCCAGAGAGCTGGACAggacatctgtctctcctctccactctcctcccaaCACCAAAACCACAGCCAGGGCCCAGTGAAGCAGGCCATCACAGGCCACAAATCAGTCTGGAGGCCTTGGTAGAACCACCGCATAGAGAGACTATCTCACAAACTGGATGGATGTTTACCATCTTTCTTGCTGTAGGAAATACATTTCCAAACGTTATattgaaattatattattttcttGTTATATTTGAACGGAATTCTACTGATGTGATTATTTGTTCTCAGAGAAGAAGCTGAAAACATATTTGTATTAATTCATAATGAAGAATATGTTTGATATTTTacgtgtatgtttatgtgtgtatgcatTTTGTGCTCACTTGATGCACCAATGTGTTCTTTAGTCCTTTCATTTTCTATGAAGATGATTTGTAAAGGTCATATCTTAACGTGTATGGTTGCTTAGCAAACTCAAAACTCTTGCTTTAACTCTATTGTATGTACTGTCCTATTGAAGGACATTTACAAATGCTTTGAAATGTCTTTTGTAAAGGCTTTTTGGGACATTGTTGTTCCACCATAGGCACTGTTGTGCTGTAAAATGTATTGTTGACACCGTGTGTCTTTCATTCTCACTTGATAAAGTGAACCGACACCTAAAATGGATTCCAATAAATGTTTTGGAAAGTaaccatactgtgtgtgtgtttctaaaggAGTTGTAGTGAAACAGGGGATGATGGGACATGTAGAAAAAGTCATAATGTACAGGGTAGATGGAAAGTAACAACAGGTCCTTTATGAAGGACAGCAAACATCATATGACAAGCGTTATAGTTTGTTGTCCCCTGTTTGGAGCTGTCTGTAAAATAGACTACTATGAATCTGCTTTATGAGTAGACGTAGACAATACTTTTCTGCTATCTAAACGTCCTGCCATGTGGCATATGACTCTTATGGAGTCGACTCAGATTTTGGTGATGAATATAGAATCAATTCTattctaaataaaaaataaaaaatgatcacGTTTAAGTGAAATCCTTTTATAAAAGGAACAGATTGCACATGATGAGTCCTCATGCAAACtgtggcagcaggtagcctagtggttagagcattgggcctgtaactgaaaggttgctagatcgaatccccgagctgacaatatgaaaatctgtcgttctacccctgaacaaagcagttagcccactaggcagtcattgtaaataagaatttgttcttaactcacttgcctagcaaaataaaaaaaatactgaaaCATTTTGTTGTGAAGACATTGTATTTTCATATTGTAACCTAAACTGGGTCCACAAGTGGACATCATACTAATGTAAACAATGATACTGACAATGCATATTGGTAATATTGATTATTTTATCGCCACTGAAgtctcaagtctctctctctctctctctttcccaattcaattcaaagggctcaATTTGCATGGGATACATGGTtgccttttcttgtggcaacaggtcacacatattgctgctgtgaAGGCACACAGTGGTATTTCACCTTATAGatttgggagtttatcaaaatttgatttgttttcaaattcattGTGggcctgtgtaatctgagggaaatatgtactGTCTCTCTAAtattgtcatacatttggcatgaggttaggaagtgcagctcagtttccaccttattttgtgggcagtgtgcacatagcttgtctactcttgagagccaggtctgtctacaatggcttctctcaatagcaaggctatgctcactgagtctgaaaATAggcaaagctttccttaattttgggtcagtcacagtgatcAGGTATTCTCCCACTGTGTATTTACTCTCTGTTTAGacccaaatagcattccagtggTCTCTGTTACTTGGttagttctttccaatgtgtcaagtaaatatcttttagttttctcatgatttgtttgggtctaattgtgttgctgtctgtctctctctctctctctttctctttctctctctgtctgtctgtctgtcacactctgtTACACACAATTCATGTACTCTAAATCTCAGAATCTACTCTCTTCATAGGTCAAACGTCAATAATAGTTTTATTAAAGTTGCAGTCTTTAGTTTGGAGCTCTAATTAAAGATAagttttattatttattaatttGCATGTGTTGATAATATGTTTAGGTTGTATGTACTGACACCCCAATAAGAGAACATTAAATGCATACTCATGTAATAATTTATGTATATAGTACAGGTATGATTCAAATGAGATCATGAGCATCGGCGCACACACACGTGTAtgtgccattgtgtgtgtgtccaacgtGCCTGTCTTGGGCTTTGTATATAAAGCCCCAGGCTAACGTTGGGCCGTCGGCTCTGTCAGCTCTGGTTACATCAAACAGCTGGTGAGCCGGGCcactgcctgactgcctgtcgggctgtgtgactgtgtggcgTGTCTCTCCTCGGCTTTCCCACACTCCTGTTTCATTCTCCCCTTTCATCGCATGGACAAAGGAAGTGTGCCGCTCTAAATTATCCTCTAGGCATGATGCTGAGAATCCTGATCCCCCCCCTACCCACTCACAGCCTAGAGAAAAAAACTGCTTATTCATTTAATCATCATGTCCTTCTTCATTATTAAATACAAGTGATTATCGTTAACAGTCCCTCTGTATTTCTTagcaagaaaaaaaaacatttgttgtaCACATTTCATAAATAATGTATGAAACTGGCATGCATTTAAATTTGGATAGTATTCAaactagttttgatttacatgtAAATGACTTTTCTCGTTGAAGTATATTCCACCCTGTGTGCCATTGCATTTATTTATCTGTTCTTTAATCTAATGGTGTGTACAAAATAGAGTCTGAATCCacttatattatattagagaatTCATTGACTTAGTGACACAACAGTGTCAGCTTTGTTTTGAAGATGTGAGTGTTAATATCTATATGACAGGATGGGCCTGTGCCTGTTGCAAGGCCTCGCTGTGTAGCGTCGTGGGAAACCTATCTTATCTGCCTGAAGCAAGCAGGTGTCAGTCTGGAGGGTAAGTCTGCTCCCAGGTGATAGATTAGAGTCAACACACcttaagcaaacacacacaccatctctcacacacacacacacacacacacacacacacacacacacacacacacacacacacacacacacacacacacacgcacacacacacacacacacacacacacacacacacacacacacacacacacacacacacacacacacacacacacgacaccagCCATGACACACATCCTCCTCTAAACTGACTGACTGCTGCTCCACCCACAGCCAAtgcatggtctctctctcactctctgtcatgcacgcgcgcacgcacacacactcagtcacattgACACTCACACACAAAGTCATTGATGTTATCTATTGTCCTAATCAGGGCTGTTATTGGTTGAGGGGTGTGGGAAAGCTGGGTGAGCTCCAGACCCATGCTACCAGATGCAGACCATGTGGTATACACACTAAGCCAATCCCTGATAATTGATTATTGACCTCTACAAAGTATCAATATGCCCTGTTCAAGACATGCAGTTCCACCACCAATACCAAAACATATGTCCCAGCACAACAAGTACTAATAAGCATGTTATGAGCtatttttaatgtttttattatttgtattattccATTGACTGTACATCACTTTCAATGTGATCTCTACTTAACAAAAACATGTTAATGTAAATGTCAAGATAAACCATGCAACATTTCCAGGTTGGTGTTGAGATGTGAGCTCACCAAATTAAGCAACTATATTTGGGCAGGCAGCTATTTTCAAAATGTATATTTGAAAAGAAGTGCATCTCACAAGATAAACTATGCAATGCAGCAGTATCCAATAACTTCAATGTAACAGCTAGATAGAGAATTCCATTACAGTACTTGTGACCTTACAACTTAGGTTTACAGGTATTAGACTGTGATTTACTTTATATGATATGGCCAGATGCCTGCTCttctatctatagtatctatcaGTACATCTGCCTGTTTGCGTTATCTGTTGTTCCCTGTTTATCTCCACATACGTTTATAAAATTGTTACTTTCCATCTACCTTGTACATTATGACTTTTTCTACATGCCCCATCATCCCCTGTTTCACTACAACTcctttagaaacacacacacagtatggttACTTTCCAAAACATTTATTGGAATCCATTTTAGGTGTCGGTTCACTTTATCAAGTGAGAATGAAAGACACACGGTGTCAACAATACATTTCACAGCACAACAGTGCCTATGGTGGAACAACAATGTCCCAAAAAGCCTTTACAAAAGACATTTCAAAGCATTTGTAAATGTCCTTCAATAGGACAGTACATACAATAGAGTTAAAGCAAGATTTGAGTTAGCTAAGCAACCATACACGTTAAGATATGACCTTTACAAATCATCTTCATAGAAAATGAAAGGACTAAAGAACACATTGGTGCATCAAGTGAGCACAAAatgcatacacacataaacatacacgtAAAATATCAAACATATTCTTCATTATGAATTAATACAAATATGTTTTCAGCTTCTTCTCTGAGAACAAATAATCACATCAGTAGAATTCCGTTCAAATATAACaagaaaataatataatttcaatATAACGTTTGGAAATGTATTTCCTACAGCAAGAAAGATGGTAAACATCCATCCAGTTTGTGAGATAGTCTCTCTATGCGGTGGTTCTACCAAGGCCTCCAGACTGATTTGTGGCCTGTGATGGCCTGCTTCACTGGGCCCTGGCTGTGGTTTTGGTGttgggaggagagtggagaggagagacagatgtccTGTCCAGCTCTCTGGAGGTTATGGAGCATCGTGTCCTTCATGGAGCTGGAAGACAGGAAGTGCAGTGTCTCCCTCCAGCACTGGGAGTAGCCCTCACTGTGGGCCCTCTGAAGGACTGGGCGCTGAGGCTGCAGCTGCTGCTTCAGGAACCCCACCGTCATCTCCAGGATGTCAGCCTTCTCCAGCTTGGCATTGGGGTCCTGTTTGTGGAACTCCCTCTCCAGCAGGGTCTTGAGCTGCTCTATGCAGGTGTTGATGCGGTCTCTACGCATCTTCTCCACAACTGGTTTCCTTAGCTGATGAAGAAAATAGGGCATTCAGTTAGTTATCTGTCCTGTAAGTTTAAATCATGAAGAAAAGGATTCAATAGTAAACTATGACACAAACATGTTATAAACAATACTTACTTTATGTTTGTCTTTAGTAGAGAGCATGGTGTTGTCAGAGTCTCTGGTGTAGGTAGGAGCCATTCTGTTAGACAGAGAGTGTGCTTCTCTGAGGAAGGCGAGAGGGTTGTGAGCTGAGAGAGGAGCCCACTCCCCTATTTATAGGAGGCCATTAGCATTGCAAAGCCATGTGTACCAGGCTGGATTAGCTTTCCCACACTCAGAGGCCAGTGGGCGAGGCAGACACAACAATGGGAGAGACATCCATTATCTCATGGTTTACTGGCCTCAACAGAGGGAACGGTGCTGCAGATATCAGAGGCAGAGACTGAACACAAGCACATCGTTACACTTATATTACCTGGGAACATTCCTTATCAGGCATCTGCAGATTGGGACTGAGTCAGACTTGATAAGGAACCCTAAAGGCATATAGATACTGCACACTTCACATTGCAGATATTAATGCTAACCTATTAAGGAGACAAAGAATATAGTCAGAAGACACAATGTTAATACTGTGATAGTACTGTAAGTACTGTAAGTGtgctgtaaaataaaataatttctctcCCCTTACATCCGTTACTTATATACCATTTACATCTTCTCTGTCTTTCACATGTACAGAAAGCATGAGAAAGGtacactgggagagagagagagagagagagagggggggggggagagagagggggggagaggtagaaagagagagagtgagagtgagagagagagagaaagtgagagagagatagagagagagagaaacattcaCATTGTAGATGCCAATTAAACACAATCATCCAGCACCTTCTGGGAAGGCACACTTCCATTGTGAGACACCTTCACTCAGCCCCCCCACAGAGTATGTGGTAAATGTGAAAGAGAGTGTGGGAAAGCAGGAGAGGATCCAGTCAATAGGCCACaccccatctcccctccatccACGACCCCCTTGCCCCCCTCTAGAGATACCCTTTCAACCTGCTGCCCAGATCAGAGGCACTGCTGAGCCAGGGGGCacgtgtcaaatcaaatcaaatcaaattttatttgtcacatacacatggttagcagatgttaatgcgagtgtagcgaaatgcttgtgcttctagttccgacaatgcagtaataacaagtaatctaactaacaattccaaaactactgtcttgtacacagtgcaaggggataaagaatatgtacataaggatatatgaatgagtgatggtacagagcagcataggcaagatacagtagatggtatcga from Oncorhynchus clarkii lewisi isolate Uvic-CL-2024 chromosome 7, UVic_Ocla_1.0, whole genome shotgun sequence includes the following:
- the LOC139414312 gene encoding transcription factor HES-5-like, whose amino-acid sequence is MAPTYTRDSDNTMLSTKDKHKLRKPVVEKMRRDRINTCIEQLKTLLEREFHKQDPNAKLEKADILEMTVGFLKQQLQPQRPVLQRAHSEGYSQCWRETLHFLSSSSMKDTMLHNLQRAGQDICLSSPLSSQHQNHSQGPVKQAITGHKSVWRPW
- the LOC139414313 gene encoding transcription factor HES-5-like; its protein translation is MAPTYTRDSDNTMLSTKDKHKLRKPVVEKMRRDRINTCIEQLKTLLEREFHKQDPNAKLEKADILEMTVGFLKQQLQPQRPVLQRAHSEGYSQCWRETLHFLSSSSMKDTMLHNLQRAGQDICLSSPLSSQHQNHSQGPVKQAITGHKSVWRPW
- the LOC139412613 gene encoding transcription factor HES-5-like; the encoded protein is MGAKCIFDVCANVCPVTPVSPLSHHVVDIKDPSKETILLKLRKLVVEKIQRDRINSSIEQLRRLLHRGQMCGQQQQRLSKLEKADILELAVSFLQKETKTGVSPTYSQCLQETLRHLSLHAPLQAAEQQDIKRFYVLQKTALSRSMSSEQHAQSAAKRSTSRSSSRRFQGSLWRPWQ